Within Topomyia yanbarensis strain Yona2022 chromosome 2, ASM3024719v1, whole genome shotgun sequence, the genomic segment CTCCATGTACTGTAACAGCCTTCACAAACATCGGATTGTTGTTCTCGAAATCACCACCCGCAGTGGTCCACTCTTTGCCCATAGAACCAACGTACAGAACTTGGTCCTTTACGGTAGCCCATTCTGATTTGAACCCTTTGCTCGCCTTTCCATCACCATCCATTAGCAGCAGCCACGGATAAACCTTGTCTTGGTCGATCACGTACACCAATCCGGTTCGATCGTCAAATGTTAGTAGTTTTCCATTGAACACTACCAGTTCAGACAATTCCATGCCGCGACCTGTTTGGAAATtgaataaatcaaatgatttaCACAATGTAATGTTCATTTATCCCTTTACCTTTCAACGAAAAACTCGATCTCAGCTCTTTGGGTTTCGTTTCATCCCACGAAACTGTAACCGTGCCCGATGAAGGTACATAACTGAGATAACCCTTCATTAGATAACTGCTCCAAGCATCCTTCCCTTCGACTCGTGAACTAGTATCTAAATCGGCAATGATTCCTATCCGATAGGTATACATCCCGTTGCTTACAATGGGACTACTCAGCGGGTATGTGTGATTGTATAAAATCATCGTACTTTTATCCAGATCGTTGATGCTTGGTCCGCTAGATAGTGGTGAACTACTAATAATGTACACTAGTAGAACAACTATCGCGCCCAGCACTGCTAATGGCCAGATTAAATGCACTTGCAACCGGATGGTTCGATTGCCCAATCTGTAGGAGGGTGGAGTTCGCAGCGCCTGTCGCCAGTCCCTTAGGTACATTCCGGTGTCGATTATGGTTGCGCCGTTGGCACAAGTCGACGATGTGGATGCGAGGCCCTGATTCCCTTCCAAATCCCGCTGATTGAGCCTACTGTAGTTGTACTTTTTCATTTAGCTCAAAAACGTTGAACTTACTTGGAATATTCTTCGCCCAGCTGGTAATAAAAATGACTCGACGATTCAACGAGTGTAGATGTATTACACTATTTCACCCATGCTTAACATTCACTTACTGTTTGTAAATACAGCTAACGGACATATTAATTTAGTGTATTAAGACGTGATTTGTCTTGTAAATGAAAATTGTACactatttttatgaaattttttccaCCTCGCGAATGCAAATATTCTGGCCGAAGACGAGCAAAAGTAAATCAAAACCAAATCGTGTCTTTGCTGTCTTTGATAGGTTCGTTAAATGTCAATGCATGAATAGATCTGGGAGATATTGGCATGGGCCGGGTAACTATAAAGTACGATTCGCACGATACatccaggtatctgctacgccgccatgatttcaaagccaagatctaaaacgtcgcgttaaggtcgatccacaataaacataATCGATTTCATTCCACACAACTTTGTGATGGTCCAGCTCATTTAATTTGTTGGTATCATGgcgaaaagtttttgttattcactgACATGTTCAAAACAACACTTTTCTTCACTTTTCGGtccatttttttcacttttcgacaAACATCTAAAGATCGAGTTATACCGTACGGTATATGATTAGTGCAGAACGAGCTTCAAGCAAAATGAGCAGAACAatctgaactgtcagtggggcccataatttgtctgcccgctgagatgttgacttatgtcagttcaatgcaaacgggataggggtgccatatacgggGATACATCAGACTTCCGTCACCTGTGCGGAACGTCAAGATAAGTTTcgacggcgccgatggttgggtggtaagcgtgaccaccacccaccccagttggtctggattcaatcccagtcgaggtcgttgagatttttcagaggtgcgaaaaatctgaggtcacgccttccttcgtaAGTTCCAGAAAAAAGTACTGTGAATTTAAAGGAAATGTGTATTATTAACAACAATTTATTGGTTTGTTCTAGGGCTTATGCAGATTTCTTGTTGAAAcaacaattatttttattagttACAAAACAAATTAATGTTGTTAGCATTTGTGACAGAACGAGACGTCTATAACTAAGAAAAGTTGGTTCAACACATTTTTCGTGTTGAAATCAAagcaaaactatttgttttgacAAAGAGTATTACTTgttgatataaataaaaaatgtgTTGAAATAGTTCTAAAGAATTTATTAGATCAAACGTGGAAAATAgttgaatcaaaaaaatattttgttaattttatcatAACAACAATCTAAACAAAAAACAACATAGTTATTTCAATGTTTTCGTTTTGTTGTATTAAACGCATAAAAGATTTAAATCAATGGACGCCAgaacaaacattaggagctgaactataagactacgtgttgatttaaagcagattaaacgttatgtaagctgaataaaactttcgctgaactatttaaacattaacagtttattcagcctatttaaaatccagtattcgccagttccaactaggctgaactatactgctaataaatgtaatagcgaTAATATTAAAGCTTTgattcaaccatcttaattagactgaattgcgagttgaataaatgatgctgttaccaatagtattacctttaatcattaagctgcactacatgtcttcaaaaggttgtttctacctttacatttgccgttataccacctttgacttttagctgaattatgtgtttaacaaaagtaattgtaactactacaaaaattggcgcgattagcaaatcttgaggaatggcaaccgacctgggttcgagtcccaatacacacacaatatttttttactattaagtgaaggattttttttattatttcggtatattccaattaagatgttttgcatatattacagttaaggagcaatagatcaataaatgaataaaaaaaataaagaaagtttatttagtttttttatatctactgagttttcaccacgggaaatacacgatttacagtttttcaatgtacaagcttaccaaatcacacGCGCTCTCGTTTATTTGGCAAAGAAATTTGGCagggagtggtaaataaattgaggagattgccaccttagaattataaatgacttcaatccatcattcagttaccaccactttcatataacacccatttttacttatctaaatgttttgtgacaaccataaatcctcaccttggaaacaaaaacgactataatcatcatttttgaaataaataaattatctaatttaaaattcccgaatgttctaaaaattattaaataaaaaaaattgaaataaaaaaattatcgtaggttgggattcgaacccaagccaactaggttcactcaaatctatagaaggctactgtagcctttgtacaggctctattcagcagcctagacttgtcggtacatTGGTGAAATCTTtagcattcgatgtatgcaagattggtgcagacagtaaagtaagtgcttagtattcaacaggttgctggttcggatccaggtacgtgatatgatatccaacaaggtaatacaatttttttctaactgtaacgtaacactaataaaagaatatggcttccaaagagattgatggcgtgtgtgtaacttgaaataaatgtcttttttaacaattttcctatgataattctctcagctgaatagcggtaacgaaaaggtttattgataaagctgaactgcggtgttcttcaggctgtatacgtgctgaagaattgttctttcatgtgtcttagtcagacaagctgaataaattctccaaatccagatgcttaagggtggaataaacgatatatgatttCACGTATAtttccaatgttcagctagagctgaataaagaAACTGTTgaaacgtttataaaaccacgaaatgtttgttggggaTGTTGAATTAAAAAACAATTCTGTTAGTTGAAatcgtatttttttattgttttaagtGTAATAAGTATTTAAAACAATGCGTTGTGAATATGGGAGCATAGCCCATTTTGTTTATAATAATTTCGTGTGTTTTTGGAAAGGTCAAAAGTCAGCTACTATGAGGAAAAAATTCGGACAAACCTATACTCACCGCCAATAGATCACATCAGTAGAAGATTTTTGTCTTTCAATTAATTAGTAACATCCATCCTTAGCGAATAACGAATTGTACGGAACTTTCCCTAAAAGAAAATGTTGGTCCaattaaaaaaacgcgtaaagTGTATAATTTTAGAGATAATCAAATTGGATTTATTGCTGAGCATACGAATAACTTACTTACACTTACTTGGCACACATTATGTAGCAATAAAGTCTTAGAAATGAATTATAACTTATCCAGCCGAATAGTACCATTGATTGAACGGATCGTTTGCCCGGTACGGGTGACAGTCGTTTGGTTTTCTTTCCCAGTAGATGTGCCATAACGTGATGTTTCAGAGTCTCAGCTTTTCCAGACGAAAGATCGCAGTAGATGCACGAATACGCTTTAATATCCTGATGGACGATCTTGACGTCGCCGAAGTTTGATTCAATAAACAGTATGCTTTAATTTCAATTACTGATTTTGTCgattttagaaaattacaaataactaAACTTGTAAGATTGTTTCAAATGATATTTTAGTTGAGCCAACCTAAAAATTCAGTTTAGTTCAATAAATTCCTTAGttcaaaataaagaaatttctcgactaaaaataaactatttttagaaTCAAATATTGACAATTATTTTGCGTGTTGCATATAGCAAAAGCTCAAGTTCCAAAGTAGCATGAACTACATGTTCGAATTTGTTTTAATTCATACCAACAATGTAGTTTACTCTGTGGATTTTACTTTTGTGTAGATACTACAATCGTAGCAGTTTACTACCTTTTATTCATACGGCCCAATGTTTCCAATACTgtgattgacaaaaatattgaacgtttAATCGAGGGCGTGAcactcttttataaaaatatttcacctgGTTTTATACTTTTTATAACTCcctatatttatttataattgtctATAAAAGTTATAACTGTATTCGAATCGTAGaaagttcgaaaaaaattcGAACACCCGTTACCATAGTAGCCTAGTTACCGCGAGTGAttataaacaatgaaaaaatggttttggatAAACAAGAAATGGTAAGTACCcaaatattttatataattcTGGGTGTTTTTAGTTAGTATCCAGCTCCAGTTACACCACCGATCCTATTTAGAAtagttgtgtcactggagctggGCACTAACTAGAACCAGCAAGAATTACGGGCTCATTTACTGGCTGGACTTACTCGGACTTACCTGCGGGGGTTCTCCTGGTTTAGTATATCGGAGCCATACACAAAAACGCAGCTTTGTCAAATCCCGATCTTGGTTTCTACAAGTTCTTTACCTCAAAACAGGTCTGTCTTAACGCCGATAATAATTCAGCCATCCCAACCGCAACAGCAGCAAACAACCACAATTCCAGCATTCTTCAGTAACATTTCACAGCAGCACATTAAGATTTTCCATCATCCGACCAGGATATAGGAAAAACTATGCTTCTGCCACAGAGTTTGAATCCCGATTCTGCAGTTCCCGCTTCTATCTCCGATGCCTCAATTTGATACTAATCATCAGAATGACCGCTTCAACAACATCGTTGGCTTCAAGTTCTGCAACCTAATCAACTTCGCGTTTTTCCAAATATTGTCGACGTGATTCAATCCTCAACTTATGTAGCAACTTGCTCATCCACTTCGAGCTTCTCCTCTAAATCGGACACAAGATCGCTTTGGATTTGCAAGAAACATTTCGTCAAAGGTTTGTATCATAATTCgttttgtttcttttattttatgagTAACTTTTACAGGAAGAACTGCGAGTCCATATGATTTTGCTGATGTCGAGTGGGTTCCAAGCCTCTGCTTGGATACAACTGAAAGTTTCCTAAATGTAGtagatgcaaaatttgaaaatgtagATAATAGTAACTTCCTACGGCAGAGCCAATATATGGATATGGAAAAACCTGTCGTCTATGTCAAGAGAACATTGCCCTGATGTCTGCACTGCATCCACTTCCATCACCCTTGTAGAATCGTCGTTTAAAATGGCTTAGTAAGGAAATTGCTGGTATTCAACTACCTTTCAAGACTGAGTATACAACAATTTTGCATATGAGCTATGTCTAACAAAACTAGAAGAGTTTCACACTTGGCGTGAACGTCAACAGATCATCGACTCTTTAATTAGAACGTTTCGGGAGAACGAAAAAGACCGCCGGAATGTCCCACCAATACCAATCGTGTCTTATCCCATTGAACGACTAATGGAAGATTATATGGAGGAGGTTCTCCCGTTAAACTCGTCTAATGGAGAACGTGGAATAAAGATTAAACATGAAACGATATCAACGATACCTGAACGAGATGAACAATTTGATCAGCTGAAGAATGAAACTTTTTCCGCGATAGAACCTTTTGGTGTAGAATTGGCTCGAATTGATACTGATGTTTCAGTGGTTTCTCCCACAGAGATACCTTTGGGTGGAGAAAAACAGATTGATCAGAAAGATGCTAAAAAATTAGGAGATAAATGGTGGAACTAAATCCCAA encodes:
- the LOC131683999 gene encoding soluble calcium-activated nucleotidase 1, whose product is MKKYNYSRLNQRDLEGNQGLASTSSTCANGATIIDTGMYLRDWRQALRTPPSYRLGNRTIRLQVHLIWPLAVLGAIVVLLVYIISSSPLSSGPSINDLDKSTMILYNHTYPLSSPIVSNGMYTYRIGIIADLDTSSRVEGKDAWSSYLMKGYLSYVPSSGTVTVSWDETKPKELRSSFSLKGRGMELSELVVFNGKLLTFDDRTGLVYVIDQDKVYPWLLLMDGDGKASKGFKSEWATVKDQVLYVGSMGKEWTTAGGDFENNNPMFVKAVTVHGEVYHLDWSTNFKALRSAIGIDWPGYMIHESGVWSSESRRWFFLPRRCSKERYNETRDEHMGCNYLITADESFHSIKPLELKRSNVSPTHGFSSFKFLPNTDERIIIALSTEELNGKTSSFISVFGTNGDILMPETRIPTNYKFEGLEFI